A DNA window from Cutaneotrichosporon cavernicola HIS019 DNA, chromosome: 2 contains the following coding sequences:
- a CDS encoding uncharacterized protein (Pyridine nucleotide-disulphide oxidoreductase), translated as MLRLLTASTSVTRALAHRGFASSSVGAKERLVILGSGWGGYNLARKADKSLYDVTLISPNSYFSFTPFLASTCVGTLEFQCATEPVRGIKHVNYGQGWAQSIDLTSRTVRVVPALPPLHPTKDDLPIDTTGAELHAAFSPGDAYDVQFDKLVVATGCRSASFGTPGVTEYAHFLKDNLELASEPTISPEEKARLLSMRIVGGGPTGVEFAAELHDFVSQDVYRIYPHLKDQISITLYDLAPGILQSFDASLRAYAERKFSRAGVTVRGNSKIVAVGKDYIDIASVGGEVERVPYGLLVWNTGLQANEFIETLPGLDKDPKSKSLKVDPHLRVCDADGTPLDGIFAIGDNATPNDGHRLPATAQVASQMAGYMANLLKRLGRGEGLDDTSPFKWKDHGSMVFIGDYRAMVDRSKASDGPRARLSGFVAWIVWRSYYATLAMGWRNKILIPVYWTLAFFFGRDVTNF; from the exons ATGCTCCGTCTCCTAACAGCATCAACATCAGTAACCAGAGCTCTCGCACACCGTGGATTCGCGTCTTCGTCGGTTGGCGCAAAGGAACGTCTCGTGATCCTCGGGTCCGGGTGGGGAGGGTATAACCTTGCA CGCAAAGCCGACAAATCGCTATACGACGTAACCCTCATCTCACCCAACTCGTACTTCAGCTTCacccccttcctcgcctcaACCTGCGTTGGCACATTGGAATTCCAATGCGCGACTGAACCCGTCCGAGGAATAAAACACGTAAACTACGGACAGGGCTGGGCGCAATCCATCGACCTAACCTCCCGAACCGTCCGCGTCGTACCCGCCCTtccacccctccacccgACCAAGGATGACCTCCCCATCGACACTACCGGGGCCGAACTACATGCGGCCTTTTCTCCCGGCGACGCGTATGATGTGCAGTTCGACAAGCTTGTCGTCGCCACTGGATGCCGCTCTGCGTCTTTTGGCACTCCAGGGGTGACCGAGTATGCCCATTTCCTCAAGGAT AATCTAGAGCTGGCATCGGAACCCACCATCTCACCCGAAGAGAAGGCCCGGTTGCTGAGCATGCGTAttgtcggcggcggacCTACGGGTGTCGAATTCGCTGCTGAGTTACACGATTTCGTCTCGCAGGACGTGTACAGAATTTATCCTCATTTGAAGGATCAAATCTCAATCACGCTCTACGATCTCGCACCGGGCATCTTGCAGTCGTTTGATGCGAGCTTGCGGGCTTATGCCGAACGCAAGTTCTCTCGTGCTGGCGTGACGGTGCGCGGGAATAGCAAGATTGTGGCGGTCGGCAAGGATTATATCGACATTGCGTCGGTTGGgggggaggttgagcgcgtACCGTATGGTCTGCTTGTGTGGAATACGGGGTTGCAGGCAAACGAGTTCATCGAGACGTTGCCCGGTCTCGATAAAGACCCGAAGTCTAAGTC GTTAAAGGTCGACCCGCACCTGCGCGTctgcgacgccgacggAACCCCCCTAGACGGCATCTTCGCGATCGGGGACAACGCAACCCCAAACGACGGGCACCGTCTTCCCGCCACCGCTCAAGTAGCCTCCCAAATGGCTGGGTACATGGCAAATCTATTGAAGCGGTTAGGCCGGGGCGAGGGGCTGGACGACACGTCCCCGTTCAAGTGGAAAGACCATGGCAGTATGGTCTTCATTGGCGATTATCGAGCAATGGTCGATCGGTCGAAGGCCAGTGATGGtccgagggcgaggttAAGCGGGTTCGTGGCGTGGATCGTGTGGAGAAGTTATTATGCGACTCTGGCGATGGGGTGGCGGAATAAG ATCCTCATCCCCGTGTACTGGACCCTCGCATTCTTCTTCGGCCGCGACGTGACAAACTTCTAG